One genomic window of Bactrocera dorsalis isolate Fly_Bdor chromosome 4, ASM2337382v1, whole genome shotgun sequence includes the following:
- the LOC105230340 gene encoding protein sevenless: MIHTICHISCKCANKICDGISLASIMNSFHLLIILLLLVSCDMCKANEYPVTSKAVTGSTNSDEQVTHVTTHLFDANIGQKIDLESEYGTTQRGEIFDTTNVKNGTIINVTNECLEHCKLEAANYFNEYGLDCGEKGGSPVCFERRCIKGCEQWMEALTNSEGCQELCVSTQLHSLDLPCTFACEMGQRRYWDYEKETIEPKIKLEVPYIKMSNNTDDFKLVWNILFPDSFFASHQFSIHIQYQYIKENISEPQAWKNLTNFNCNRHFVCEILSDLIPFAVYKFRYKLKFGKNMNQILHSPPTKPFRTKAKGVPLSKPLLKQAIALDHNHISIIWEPGIFTCGPLKGYVLTLENANSSQKQILPHDRRSFVFSHLLPATKYSVKLSMLNSEGEGSFVETFIQTKVALLYGNSEKIDLILLAGEYSIRIKSLESLTDSELVFESEHLIIDYALYSSFGEYIVYIIDYLGNIMRVPWNDEKPKGAIPTLDKLTEFKPKKISVDWLNKLIFIAVQTPIAEWAIISTDLDGNFHSFIVKNLTKSIDHMEVDPINGWLFWINNGSLIRTNLATNYSEIIIKSNVGIFSNNYQRSLIIFYNTSDHELYESTFDGKYIQNLRLKLSTSMSQIQSFWYNGIHLLGTNGTHLFRKNYNSNEYDISMMRELEWCWSITPLTRQANFIQAQPTSEKSPENVRAFVTSKMAKILWNEPKLNEYQTEYAWRKWDYELEIMDLASNSAFNIRNIKTNYFNVEKLQPNNVYKFRVRAVLGGTMGLWSRALLTRTWPFGEYIFLAASLTGIYEINETGEHVEQVGQMENVKDFVQLNATIYYITQDNRLQCANIINPEINCSFTATNAISLSYEWRGGKMYWVDSLANCVKRANLDGSQEEMLPIFRAQYISIDSHSGHIYFSTRTRLVRRLLGDTLDTDEYEYYHTNTNEDVICGFALDIIANRLFWVVRKGDGDVQLFRVSIDTFVDDLQYSFIDNDVQTGSIKFLHEIDNVIWLKSNSNAIIFARAGNSANEMQIELPQLSKINCIHLKTSYIPSIDLSVVPEAVDFKSIRINQAYTNEWIIKWHPVNTSENYTIFYNILLQFNNSKYPTNVIYKTNESFVVMDKTHTLESHFNISITPFTYWSFGSTTTLPLFIPSTSISPPKQMRIFIEPFNDPLEAINNITATVRWESPENENTSSKMAYKIYCWLGKELRAERIYNSSNERFYEISIDGLHIGQSYVFQVQSFISGIEKQGQNSTIQLHINPEVQPKPTFIYATSEYIAEYDLDLNISKVLIQISSQVEHLAVMSSERRILWVNENVELISATADLKPIKLARMRAEVLSLTVDWIQRIVYWAELDTDDKSSVSIYELDLCQFEGKVMASHKLFTLDRGKNVRDLTIMPFLNILLWLERDKEANTSTLAGRILSNSTFIDFQTTYFDKMFVSSPVSVSLVDKDGNICIYDISKRICSSQIQAVLANPEEIIKIDRDGNYIYILENEKVYSYSVQKQKLEYQVNIEDIKNVKAYNYQHFPERNCLLPDHIILLKNKQLLNPKVISVGENYMTLSFPNLDEIEKCKVKVPGIKNTLWITDNDKLSRSHITFNNTLNVTNIQPFTNYTLQLSISSYYQRKLKLDEWYSDIMTVLTDVGTPTTPLNFTAYALNPTQIYVMWNPPERPNCGKVWYELHWQETISSEGAYKRINGLNYLVTNLESSREYTFWLKAFSTKSKFNSTLSVIVKTFETPSRLWLVKKSAHNLTLSWVTSDNVTRSVLACQEVNGDNEFSIDITEDSSLIVVPNLDPKTKYQFFLEIFYGSLVDPYIWPEVPNEYFIYETLGAAPGRPGQPQIEHTISDVFRIFWDAAPNNGELISEYSLEALQARKTKRIRRSQAINLDYMNNSVDGYSQVLWAEEPSPIEDKWIVACSTAELSCIIREIYIQRLLMFRVRARNDLYGWGPYSLDSERISEPFVSPEKRDSLVLAIITPAAIVSTFVIILILLRTLQVRRQKAKKLLEKSRPSIWSNISTLQHQQLMASRNRAFSTTSHSTLYTGGPLSDADIALLPHINWSQITILHFLGSGAFGEVYEGLIKHENSDQQEKVAIKSLRKGASEFAELLQEAQLMSNFKHDNIVRLIGVCFDTESISIIMEHMEGGDLLTYIRNSRPNSKKPKASLKLLDLISMCIDVCKGCCYLEDMHFVHRDLACRNCLVSSNDPSKRMVKIGDFGLARDIYKSDYYRKEGEGLLPVRWMSPESLVDGIFTTHSDVWAFAVLCWEIFTLGQQPYAARNNYEVLNYVKDGGRLEKPETCPAELFTLLLQCWSKQPEDRPSFGNCFVELLRIKTELRRINLGFTNDSSDNAVYANQEESCLSTFPTVAKEKAQKVPTETMNSNVSLPTRLETFYQDVGTETISDDSQLIETEIEAINIAMSSQINEAISRL, encoded by the exons ATGATACATACTATTTGTCACATATCCTGCAAATGTGCGAACAAAATATGTGACGGAATTTCATTGGCATCAATAATGAATTCATTTCATTTGCTGATAATACTCCTATTGTTGGTTAGTTGTGATATGTGCAAAGCAAATGAATATCCAGTGACAAGCAAAGCAGTTACTGGCAGCACAAACAGTGACGAGCAAGTAACGCATGTTACTACACATCTGTTCGATGCAAATATTGGACAGAAAATTGACCTTGAATCTGAATACGGCACCACTCAAAGAGGAGAGATCTTCGATacaacaaatgtaaaaaatggaACGATTATAAATGTAACAAACGAGTGTTTGGAACACTGCAAACTGGAA GCGGCTAATTATTTCAATGAGTACGGATTGGATTGTGGTGAAAAAGGCGGAAGTCCCGTTTGCTTCGAGAGACGA TGCATAAAAGGATGTGAACAATGGATGGAAGCGTTAACCAACTCTGAGGGCTGCCAGGAACTATGT GTTTCAACGCAACTACATAGCCTTGATTTACCATGCACGTTTGCTTGCGAGATGGGTCAAAGGCGATACTGGGATTACGAAAAGGAAACGATAGAACCGAAAATAAAACTAGAAGTACcttatataaaaatgtcaaataacacAGATGATTTTAAATTGGTTTGGAATATATTGTTTCCTGATTCCTTTTTTGCAAGTCACCAGTTTAGCATACACATACAATACCAATACATTAAAGAAAACATATCCGAACCACAAGCTTGGAAAAATCTTACAAATTTTAACTGCAACCGGCATTTCGTCTGCGAAATATTAAGTGATTTGATTCCTTTTGCTGTATATAAG TTTcgttacaaattgaaatttggaaAGAATATGAATCAAATTTTACATTCACCTCCAACAAAGCCATTCAGAACCAAAGCAAAAGGGGTCCCGCTTTCGAAACCACTGTTGAAACAAGCAATTGCTTTAGATCACAATCACATCAGTATCATTTGGGAACCAGGTATTTTTACTTGTGGGCCTTTAAAAGGTTATGTGTTGACTTTGGAAAATGCAAATTCATCACAAAAACAg ATATTACCGCACGACAGAagaagttttgttttttctcattTGTTACCAGCTACGAAATACTCTGTAAAACTATCCATGTTAAATTCGGAGGGGGAAGGTAGTTTTGTTGAAACTTTTATTCAAACAAAAGTTGCGCTTTTGTATggaaattcagaaaaaattgaCCTAATACTTTTAGCTGGGGAATATAGCATTAGAATTAAAAGTCTAGAATCTTTAACAGACTCTGAACTTGTTTTCGAAAGTGAACATCTTATAATAGATTATGCGCTTTACTCATCTTTTGGAGaatacattgtttatataattgATTATTTGGGAAATATTATGAG AGTCCCTTGGAATGATGAAAAACCAAAAGGTGCGATTCCTACTTTAGACAAATTAACTGAATTTAAACCGAAGAAAATTAGCGTGGATTggttaaataaattgattttcataGCGGTCCAA ACACCTATTGCCGAGTGGGCAATTATTTCTACGGATCTAGATGGAAACTTTCATagttttatagtaaaaaatctAACTAAGTCAATCGATCACATGGAAGTAGATCCCATAAATGGTTGGTTATTTTGGATCAACAATGGCAGCCTTATTCGAACAAATCTTGCTACTAATTACTCAGAAATCATAATTAAGAGTAATGTTggtattttttcaaacaattatcAGAGgagtttaataatattttataatacaagTGATCACGAATTATATGAAAGCACTTTTGATgggaaatatatacaaaatcttCGTTTAAAACTATCTACAAGCATGTCACAAATTCAAAGTTTTTGGTACAACGGGATTCATCTTCTGGGCACGAATGGTACACATTTATTCAGGAAGAACTACAATTCAAATGAGTATGACATTTCGATGATGAGAGAGTTGGAATGGTGTTGGAGTATTACGCCATTGACACGACAAGCTAATTTTATACAAGCACAACCAACGTCAGAGAAAAGTCCGGAAAATGTGAGAGCTTTTGTCACTTCTAAGATGGCGAAAATTCTTTGGAATGAACCAAAGTTGAATGAGTACCAGACAGAATATGCTTGGCGCAAGTGGGATTATGAGCTTGAAATAATGGACTTGGCAAGTAATAGCGCCTTTAATATACGCAATATAAAGACAAACTATTTCAATGTGGAAAAATTGCAACCGAACAATGTGTATAAGTTTCGTGTACGTGCAGTTCTTGGTGGTACAATGGGCTTGTGGTCTAGAGCACTGTTGACACGTACTTGGCCCTTTGGGgagtatatatttttagcgGCAAGCCTAACTGGTATATACGAAATTAATGAAACCGGTGAGCATGTAGAGCAGGTCGGTCAAATGGAAAACGTAAAAGATTTTGTGCAGTTGAATGCAACAATATACTACATTACTCAGGACAATCGCTTGCAATGTGCGAACATCATAAATCCTGAGATAAATTGCTCATTTACAGCCACAAATGCGATTAGCTTGTCATATGAGTGGCGAGGTGGGAAGATGTATTGGGTAGATTCTCTGGCAAATTGTGTGAAGAGAGCGAACTTAGATGGCAGTCAAGAAGAGATGCTACCCATATTCCGCGCTCAGTATATTTCAATAGATTCACATAGTGGTCACATTTACTTCTCAACAAGAACGAGATTAGTGAGACGACTTTTAGGTGATACGCTTGACACGGATGAATATGAATATTACCATACGAACACAAATGAAGATGTAATATGTGGATTTGCCTTAGATATTATAGCTAACCGATTGTTTTGGGTTGTTCGAAAAGGCGATGGAGACGTTCAGTTATTCCGAGTTAGCATTGACACGTTTGTAGATGATTTGCAATACAGTTTCATAGATAATGACGTTCAAACGGGctccataaaatttttacatgaaatTGACAATgttatttggttgaaatcgaaTTCAAATGCAATTATTTTCGCAAGAGCAGGCAATTCAGCTAATGAAATGCAAATTGAACTTCCTCAGTTAAGCAAAATAAACTGCATTCATTTGAAGACAAGCTATATACCATCCATTGATTTGTCTGTTGTTCCTGAAGCTGTTGACTTTAAAAGTATTCGCATTAACCAAGCCTATACAAATGAATGGATTATCAAATGGCATCCGGTTAATACTTCGGAAAATTACACAATATTCTACAACATTCTTTTACAATTCAATAATTCCAAATATCCAACAAATGTAATTTATAAGACTAACGAATCATTCGTAGTAATGGATAAAACTCACACACTGGAGtcacattttaatatttctataacGCCGTTCACATATTGGAGCTTTGGTTCAACCACGACGCTACCGCTTTTTATCCCCAGTACTAGTATCTCTCCTCCAAAGCAAATGCGAATTTTTATTGAGCCTTTCAATGATCCACTTGAGGCTATAAACAATATTACCGCAACAGTTCGTTGGGAATCTCCGGAAAATGAAAATACCTCTTCCAAAAtggcatataaaatttattgttggcTTGGAAAGGAACTGCGCGCTGAGCGAATATATAATTCGAGTAATGAACGATtttatgaaatatcaattgatggtCTGCATATTGGGCAGTCTTATGTTTTTcaagtacaatcttttatatcGGGAATTGAAAAACAAGGGCAGAACAGTACAATTCAACTTCACATTAATCCAGAAGTTCAACCCAAACCCACATTTATATATGCCACAAGTGAATATATTGCAGAATATGATCTGGATTTAAATATCAGCAAAGTATTAATACAAATCAGCAGCCAAGTGGAACATTTAGCAGTTATGTCAAGCGAAAGGCGTATTTTGTGGGTAAACGAAAATGTAGAGCTTATTTCGGCAACAGCTGATTTAAAGCCAATCAAATTGGCCAGAATGCGAGCTGAAGTGCTgtctttgacagttgactggattcaACGGATTGTATACTGGGCCGAATTGGATACAGATGATAAGTCCAGCGTCTCCATATATGAGCTTGATTTATGTCAATTCGAAGGAAAAGTAATGGCATCACATAAATTATTTACTCTTGACAGAGGGAAGAATGTGCGAGACCTCACGATAATGccatttttgaatattcttcTTTGGCTTGAACGTGACAAGGAAGCTAATACTTCTACTCTTGCTGGTCGAATTTTGAGTAATTCCACCTTTATAGATTTCCAAACTACATATTTTGACAAAATGTTCGTGTCATCACCAGTGTCTGTTAGCCTTGTAGATAAGGAtggaaatatttgtatttatgacaTTTCAAAGCGTATATGTAGTTCCCAAATCCAAGCAGTACTGGCCAACCCAgaggaaataattaaaatagacCGTGAtggcaattatatatatatattggaaaatgaaaaagtataTTCTTATAGtgtccaaaaacaaaaacttgaatATCAAGTAAACATTGAAGACATAAAAAATGTGAAGGCATATAACTATCAACATTTTCCTGAGCGCAACTGCCTTTTACCGGAtcatattatcttattaaaaaataagcaattatTAAACCCCAAAGTAATTTCTGTGGGTGAAAACTATATGACATTGAGTTTTCCAAACTTAGATGAAATTGAGAAATGTAAAGTAAAAGTTCCGGggataaaaaatactttatggaTTACAGATAATGACAAATTGTCGCGAAGCCACATAACATTCAACAACACTCTAAACGTAACAAATATTCAGCCTTTTACCAATTATACATTACAATTGTCTATATCATCATATTATCAAAGAAAGTTGAAATTAGATGAATGGTATTCTGATATTATGACAGTGCTCACAGATGTGGGTACACCTACTACGCCTCTCAATTTTACGGCGTATGCATTAAATCCCACTCAAATTTATGTTATGTGGAATCCTCCGGAGCGACCCAATTGTGGAAAAGTATGGTATGAATTACATTGGCAAGAGACGATCTCCAGTGAAGGCGCATACAAACGAATTAACGGTCTAAACTACTTGGTTACGAATTTAGAATCTTCTCGAGAGTATACATTTTGGTTGAAAGCTTTTTCCACCAAATCTAAATTCAACAGCACACTTTCGGTCATAGTGAAGACATTTGAAACTCCTTCTCGACTTTGGCTAGTCAAAAAATCTGCTCATAACTTGACTTTAAGTTGGGTTACTTCCGATAACGTTACAAGGTCGGTTCTAGCATGTCAAGAAGTAAATGGAGACAATGAGTTCAGTATTGACATTACAGAAGATTCTTCTCTAATAGTTGTACCAAATTTAGATCCAAAAACTAAATATCAGTTTTtccttgaaatattttatggatCTCTAGTAGATCCTTATATATGGCCAGAGGTACCTAATGAATACTTCATTTATGAAACCCTGGGAGCAGCCCCTGGACGGCCGGGTCAACCGCAGATCGAGCATACCATAAGTGACGTGTTTAGAATATTTTGGGACGCAGCTCCAAATAATGGGGAGTTAATATCAGAATATTCGTTGGAGGCGCTACAAGCTCGTAAAACCAAACGCATAAGAAGAAGTCAGGCGATAAACCTAGACTACATGAATAATTCAGTAGACGGTTACAGTCAAGTTCTTTGGGCGGAAGAACCAAGTCCAATTGAAGATAAATGGATAGTTGCATGTAGTACAGCCGAATTAAGTTGCATTATACGAGAAATTTATATACAGAGGCTTTTGATGTTCCGAGTGCGCGCAAGAAACGACCTATATGGTTGGGGTCCATATAGCTTGGATAGCGAACGAATTTCAGAACCATTTGTGTCTCCAGAAAAAAGGGATTCATTGGTATTAGCTATCATAACTCCGGCAGCTATTGTTTCTACATTCGTgattattttaattctattacgTACAT TACAAGTTAGACGGCAAAAAGCTaaaaaactacttgaaaaaagcCGTCCAAGTATATGGAGCAATATATCTACACTACAGCACCAGCAACTTATGGCATCTCGTAATAGAGCATTTTCTACCACAAGCCATTCCACATTGTACACTGGTGGTCCTCTTAGTGATGCCGATATTGCTCTTTTACCTCACATCAATTGGAGTCAAATAACAATATTGCATTTCTTGGGAAGCGGTGCATTTGGAGAAGTCTATGAAGGATtaataaaacatgaaaataGTGATCAACAGGAGAAAGTTGCTATTAAA AGCCTCCGAAAAGGTGCTAGTGAATTTGCTGAACTTCTGCAAGAAGCTCAATTAATGAGCAACTTCAAGCATGATAATATTGTCCGACTTATTGGTGTTTGCTTTGACACTGAGTCTATTTCTATAATAATGGAGCATATGGAAGGAGGGGACTTACTGACTTATATTCGCAATTCAAGACCGAACTCTAAG AAGCCTAAAGCGTCCCTGAAACTCTTAGACTTAATATCAATGTGTATTGACGTATGCAAAGGTTGTTGTTATCTAGAAGATATGCATTTTGTACATCGCGACCTCGCATGCCGTAACTGCTTGGTATCTTCCAATGATCCAAGTAAACGCATGGTGAAAATTGGTGACTTTGGATTAGCCCGTGACATATACAAAAGCGACTATTATCGTAAAGAAGGTGAAGGTCTTTTACCAGTTCGTTGGATGTCTCCAGAAAGTCTAGTCGATGGTATTTTCACAACACATTCTGACGTGTGGGCTTTTGCCGTTCTTTGTTGGGAAATATTTACTTTGGGTCAGCAGCCTTATGCTGCAAGAAATAACTATGAAGTCCTAAATTACGTGAAGGACGGAGGAAGACTAGAGAAACCTGAAACTTGTCCCGCTGAACT GTTTACTTTGTTGTTACAATGTTGGAGTAAACAGCCGGAAGACCGTCCATCGTTTGGAAATTGTTTTGTTGAATTGTTAAGGATTAAAACAGAGTTAAGACGAATTAATTTAGGATTTACAAATGACAGCTCTGATAATGCTGTATATGCTAACCAGGAAGAAAGTTGTTTGAGTACATTTCCAACGGTTGCAAAAGAAAAAGCTCAAAAAGTTCCCACTGAAACAATGAATAGCAATGTAAGCTTGCCAACTCGGTTGGAAACATTTTATCAAGACGTTGGCACAGAAACTATATCTGACGATTCTCAATTAATCGAAACGGAAatagaagcaattaatattgcTATGAGCTCTCAAATTAACGAAGCTATATCAAGGTTATGA